A window of Chitinispirillales bacterium contains these coding sequences:
- the dnaG gene encoding DNA primase, with amino-acid sequence MAEINNKYARIKDEIRKKIDIVSLIEHYVPLKQTGNGYIGLCPFHNEKTPSFSVQPNADNGGFYHCFGCQKSGDAFTFLMEKEGLSFIDAMKSLAREYGILWDIEEDKENCDYNTSTRANLLKATEFATNFFYNEMTKSAEAKNYLKERGILGETAKEFRLGFAPNYSNKLLKAAQTNGIAENILIQAALVKRNEIGIFDFFRNRIIFPIFDSAGHPVAFGGRAFGDEKPKYINSTNTSLYDKSRIFYGYFQSQKEIKTQKTVIIVEGYMDMLALYQNGIKNAVAPCGTSFSEEHAKFLSRIAQKAVIVLDGDEAGINGAKKIVEKLLPFEIDIRYVLIPENQDPDEFIKSENGKENFLRLIKNAQDGFSFLINWIERQYNVFEPSGKSKAIREICKILSTVKSEIMLSDFITILSIRYKISMKEIRKSIKNYNEKQNYDATPPSLLKDKIENENYQIFHTEQGKAIHIFFCFPQILQEYMYEISHDFFTDPIINKLYYFMREEKFDRKNFLENKELSEREKAFLIILASEKLTELDKESNKQVFMSEKEAKKQIAAKINKFKIIEIQKENEFLKNKIREESNEEKKKIFIDKITENLKEITVIKNKKRSDRNE; translated from the coding sequence AATGCAGACAACGGAGGTTTTTACCATTGTTTCGGCTGTCAAAAAAGCGGCGATGCGTTTACATTTTTAATGGAAAAAGAAGGACTTTCGTTTATAGACGCGATGAAATCATTAGCCAGAGAATATGGTATTCTATGGGATATTGAAGAAGATAAAGAGAACTGCGATTATAATACATCTACGCGAGCGAATTTACTTAAAGCGACAGAATTTGCAACAAATTTTTTCTATAACGAAATGACCAAAAGCGCTGAAGCGAAAAATTATCTCAAAGAACGCGGTATTCTCGGCGAAACGGCAAAAGAATTCCGCTTGGGTTTTGCGCCAAACTATTCCAATAAACTCTTGAAAGCAGCCCAAACAAACGGGATTGCGGAAAATATTTTAATTCAGGCGGCGCTGGTTAAAAGAAATGAAATCGGTATTTTTGATTTTTTCCGCAATCGCATAATATTCCCGATTTTTGATTCCGCCGGACACCCTGTCGCTTTCGGAGGACGAGCGTTTGGCGACGAAAAACCCAAATATATAAATTCGACTAATACGTCGCTTTACGATAAAAGCAGAATTTTTTACGGCTATTTTCAATCTCAAAAAGAAATTAAAACACAAAAAACCGTTATAATAGTCGAGGGATATATGGACATGCTCGCGCTTTATCAAAACGGCATAAAAAACGCAGTCGCTCCTTGCGGAACAAGTTTTTCGGAAGAACATGCAAAATTTTTAAGCAGAATCGCTCAAAAAGCGGTAATTGTTCTTGACGGGGACGAAGCCGGAATAAACGGCGCAAAAAAAATCGTTGAAAAATTACTACCGTTTGAAATTGACATACGTTACGTTTTAATACCGGAAAATCAAGATCCGGATGAATTTATTAAAAGTGAAAACGGAAAAGAAAATTTTTTACGGTTAATAAAAAACGCACAAGACGGATTTAGTTTTTTAATCAATTGGATAGAAAGGCAGTATAACGTTTTTGAGCCTTCGGGGAAAAGTAAGGCTATTAGAGAAATTTGTAAAATACTTTCAACCGTAAAAAGTGAAATCATGCTTTCGGATTTCATTACGATTCTATCTATCCGTTACAAAATTTCTATGAAAGAAATCCGAAAAAGTATCAAGAATTATAATGAGAAACAAAATTATGATGCGACTCCCCCATCTCTCTTAAAAGATAAAATAGAAAATGAGAATTATCAGATATTTCATACAGAACAAGGGAAAGCAATACACATATTTTTTTGTTTTCCTCAAATCTTACAGGAGTATATGTACGAAATTTCACATGATTTTTTTACAGACCCTATTATAAATAAACTATATTATTTTATGAGAGAAGAAAAATTTGACCGTAAAAATTTTCTTGAAAACAAAGAATTAAGCGAACGGGAAAAGGCGTTCTTAATAATTTTGGCAAGTGAAAAATTGACCGAGCTTGATAAAGAGAGCAACAAACAAGTTTTTATGAGTGAAAAAGAAGCGAAAAAACAAATTGCCGCAAAGATTAATAAATTTAAGATAATAGAAATACAAAAAGAAAACGAATTTTTAAAAAATAAAATTCGAGAAGAAAGCAATGAAGAGAAAAAAAAGATTTTTATAGATAAAATTACTGAAAATCTTAAAGAAATTACGGTTATAAAAAATAAAAAACGGAGCGATCGAAATGAGTGA